From the genome of Uranotaenia lowii strain MFRU-FL chromosome 1, ASM2978415v1, whole genome shotgun sequence, one region includes:
- the LOC129754207 gene encoding thioredoxin reductase 1, mitochondrial isoform X3, with protein sequence MAPISENSYDYDLVVIGGGSGGLACAKEAVQFGAKVAVLDFVKPSPRGTKWGLGGTCVNVGCIPKKLMHQAALLGEAIHDSQPYGWKFAEPESVKHDWATLTESVQNHIKSVNWVTRVDLRDKKVEYVNGLGYFKDAHNVVAVMKNQTERVLSAKNVVIAVGGRPRYPDIPGALEYGISSDDIFSLPQEPGKTLVVGAGYIGLECAGFLKGLGYDATVMVRSIILRGFDQQMANMIGDSMVEKGIKFLHKTQPKSVEKQADGKLLVKYVSDDGTEGSDVYDTVLFAIGRTALTDDLKLDQAGVVTAEGGKSDKLDCDQFEKTNVDNIFAVGDVLYKKPELTPVAIHAGRLLARRLFNNQNDLMDYTDVATTVFSPLEYGCVGMSEEDAEAKYGKENIEVYHAYYKPTEFFVPQRSVRYCYLKTVALLEGDQKVLGLHFLGPAAGEVIQGFAAALKSGLTMKILKNTVGIHPTVAEEFTRLLITKSSGLDPTPATCCS encoded by the exons ATGGCGCCCATCAGCG AAAACAGCTACGATTACGACCTGGTCGTCATCGGAGGCGGATCGGGTGGACTGGCCTGCGCTAAAGAAGCCGTTCAATTCGGTGCCAAGGTAGCGGTGCTAGACTTTGTCAAACCTTCGCCCCGAGGAACGAAGTGGGGCCTCGGTGGAACCTGCGTCAACGTTGGCTGCATTCCGAAGAAGCTGATGCACCAGGCCGCCCTACTCGGAGAGGCTATTCAT GATTCGCAACCCTACGGTTGGAAGTTCGCCGAGCCGGAATCGGTCAAGCATGATTGGGCTACCCTCACCGAATCAGTACAGAATCACATCAAATCGGTAAACTGGGTGACGCGAGTGGACCTCCGGGACAAAAAGGTGGAATATGTGAATGGGTTGGGTTACTTCAAGGATGCCCACAATGTTGTGGCGGTGATGAAGAATCAAACCGAGCGAGTGTTGAGCGCTAAGAATGTCGTCATAGCCGTTGGGGGTCGTCCCCGGTATCCGGATATTCCCGGAGCACTGGAGTACGGTATTAGTAGCGACGATATCTTCAGTTTGCCTCAGGAACCGGGCAAGACATTGGTCGTTGGAGCCGGTTACATTGGCCTGGAATGTGCAGGTTTCCTTAAGGGATTGGGATATGATGCTACCGTTATGGTGCGTTCCATCATCCTGCGTGGGTTTGATCAGCAGATGGCCAATATGATTGGCGATTCGATGGTCGAGAAGGGAATTAAATTCCTGCACAAAACTCAACCGAAGTCGGTGGAGAAACAGGCGGACGGTAAGCTGCTGGTCAAGTACGTTTCGGACGATGGAACCGAAGGATCTGATGTATACGATACGGTACTGTTTGCCATTGGCCGTACCGCGCTGACGGACGATTTGAAACTGGACCAGGCAGGTGTTGTCACTGCTGAGGGTGGAAAGTCCGACAAATTGGACTGCGATCAATTTGAAAAGACAAACGTAGACAACATTTTCGCCGTGGGGGATGTGCTCTATAAGAAACCCGAACTTACCCCGGTTGCCATCCACGCAGGACGTCTGTTGGCGCGACGACTCTTCAATAATCAAAACGATTTGATGGACTACACCGATGTAGCGACCACCGTTTTCTCCCCACTGGAGTACGGATGCGTAGGCATGAGTGAAGAGGATGCCGAGGCAAAGTATGGGAAAGAAAACATTGAAGTCTACCACGCGTATTACAAACCCACGGAATTTTTCGTTCCACAACGAAGCGTCCGGTATTGCTATCTGAAAACCGTTGCTCTCCTCGAAGGGGACCAAAAGGTTCTGGGTTTGCACTTCCTCGGTCCGGCTGCCGGTGAAGTCATTCAGGGATTCGCAGCTGCTCTCAAATCCGGACTGACGATGAAGATCCTCAAAAACACCGTCGGCATCCATCCGACCGTGGCCGAAGAATTCACCCGACTGCTGATCACAAAGAGCTCCGGTTTGGATCCTACCCCAGCCACCTGTTGCAGTTAA
- the LOC129754370 gene encoding C-factor isoform X1, which produces MMNSILITGCNRGLGLGLIKCFLELSNPPKHIIATCRNLQQAEELKSLAQQHSNLHILQIDLREVEQYDQFAQQVETIVRDNGLNVLFNNAGISPKSTRLNFVKSEDLVDTFVTNTVAPIMLTKALVPLLKKAAETNASAPIGPQKACIVNMSSILGSIEANSDGGLYGYRTSKAALNAATKSMSLDLKPNQIMAVAMHPGWVRTDMGGSKAPLSVEQSCKGMVKTVLGLGEQHNGGFLQYDGKALPW; this is translated from the exons ATGATGAATTCGATTCTCATCACTGGCTGCAATCGGGGCCTCGGCCTCGGTCTAATCAAGTGCTTTCTGGAGCTGTCCAATCCGCCGAAGCACATTATCGCTACGTGCCGCAATCTGCAGCAGGCTGAG GAACTGAAGTCTCTGGCCCAACAACATTCGAATCTACATATTCTCCAAATCG ATCTCCGTGAGGTGGAGCAGTACGACCAGTTCGCCCAGCAGGTGGAAACCATCGTCCGCGATAACGGACTGAACGTGCTGTTCAACAATGCCGGCATATCGCCCAAATCGACGCGGCTTAACTTTGTCAAGAGCGAGGACCTGGTCGATACCTTCGTGACCAACACCGTGGCACCGATAATGCTGACCAAG GCACTGGTACCACTGCTTAAGAAAGCAGCCGAAACGAACGCCTCGGCTCCGATTGGGCCCCAAAAGGCGTGCATCGTCAACATGAGCTCGATTTTGGGGTCCATCGAGGCCAACTCCGATGGGGGCCTCTATGGGTATCGAACATCGAAGGCGGCACTCAATGCGGCCACCAAGTCGATGAGCTTGGATCTGAAGCCGAATCAGATTATGGCGGTCGCCATGCATCCCGGCTGGGTTCGCACCGATATGGGTGGGTCCAAGGCGCCGCTCTCGGTGGAGCAGAGCTGCAAGGGCATGGTTAAGACGGTGCTCGGACTAGGTGAGCAGCATAATGGTGGATTCCTCCAGTACGATGGAAAAGCTCTGCCCTGGTAG
- the LOC129754124 gene encoding endoplasmic reticulum membrane-associated RNA degradation protein-like, translated as MSSDRTQHESFLSDQIKELLLISAGEKQTKQVNWLDNRGEINWTKVAGLFANCIVPHNEQLTYDHCQAVTEKFHTFLASIPPIPFKPENLRWTNRLTLLEITHNLSCGSDNLTATLILTSVLEYALGNVYQTLTGQVPPHLLRDLLMTETLVEFLGPEKIYLMRLLLGTPNGTNLRNLLWHGFPALTEIDNSYRNFLFGMLSSIGQTFNRIGFQLKWKSCSINVSDLMKQMELETVDLKKLESALQDHELINGNQLDIWMKAFEFYRSGNYYFCTSLVLPQLEMFLRRLYGGLYQWDYRAKIDEYYIIMDTIFGEKDSTGNRNRTYDCFSQSLLELSYDLMSAVAGSRLRDKLSHGELDYGQVDQTVADGVLGVSYLLVTNDRQYRYSSIFHPNALLVSRLDECERSWEKCSEISIPPDLIDERKSMVEDDVPFIPDIQLLPRGSIFKRPQREDEMVGFLQRISNVLRQAMDNFRSSLVQKLHALERRELRSRGRKTLQRMVRMLPAIGQALEFVLKLVRWMFYYISQADEIRAVDSVIRFMKIILKYTENAANNLDAGNNVWQPLYETTRRELYPKTRQYQSLLLS; from the exons ATGTCGTCTGATCGAACGCAACACGAAAGTTTTCTCAGTGATCAAATAAAAGAACTATTGCTAATAAGTGCTGGTGAAAAGCAAACAAAACAGGTCAACTGGCTGGACAATCGAGGAGAGATCAATTGGACTAAAGTAGCTGGTTTATTCGCCAACTGCATAG tACCCCACAACGAACAACTTACTTATGACCACTGCCAGGCTGTTACGGAGAAGTTTCACACCTTCCTGGCTAGCATCCCTCCGATTCCATTTAAACCGGAGAATCTACGTTGGACCAATCGGCTTACACTGCTAGAAATAACGCACAATTTATCATGTGGAAGCGATAACTTAACGGCAACGTTGATACTCACCTCTGTACTGGAATATGCATTGGGTAACGTTTACCAAACCTTGACCGGTCAGGTTCCACCCCACTTACTAAGGGATCTTTTGATGACCGAGACTTTAGTAGAATTTTTAGGGCcagaaaaaatctatttaatgAGACTGCTGTTGGGAACTCCAAATGGGACGAATTTGAGAAACTTGCTGTGGCACGGATTTCCCGCACTAACAGAAATAGACAACTCCTACAGAAATTTCCTTTTTGGGATGCTCTCGTCCATTGGACAAACTTTTAACCGTATAGGATTTCAACTAAAATGGAAGTCTTGTTCGATCAACGTTAGTGATTTGATGAAACAAATGGAGCTGGAAACGGTTGATCTCAAGAAATTGGAAAGTGCCTTACAGGATCACGAGCTGATCAACGGAAATCAGTTGGACATTTGGATGAAAGCGTTTGAGTTTTATCGGAGTGGAAATTATTACTTCTGCACCAGTTTGGTGCTCCCACAGCTGGAAATGTTTCTTCGGAGGTTGTACGGTGGACTGTATCAGTGGGATTACCGAGCGAAGATCGATGAGTACTACATTATCATGGACACGATATTTGGAGAAAAGGATTCCACAGGAAATCGTAACAGAACTTACGATTGTTTCAGTCAATCGCTTCTGGAGCTGTCCTATGATCTGATGTCGGCTGTGGCCGGCTCTCGATTGCGGGACAAACTTAGCCACGGGGAGCTAGATTACGGTCAGGTTGATCAAACCGTTGCAGATGGAGTTCTCGGCGTTAGTTATCTTTTGGTCACGAATGATCGTCAGTACCGATACAGTAGCATTTTTCACCCGAATGCACTTTTAGTCAGTAGATTAGACGAATGTGAACGTTCTTGGGAAAAGTGTTCCGAAATCAGCATTCCTCCGGATTTAATTGACGAAAGAAAATCAATGGTGGAGGATGATGTTCCTTTCATACCGGATATACAATTGTTGCCTAGAGGTTCAATATTCAAAAGACCACAGAGAGAAGATGAAATGGTAGGGTTTCTTCAACGGATTTCGAACGTTCTTCGACAAGCTATGGATAACTTTCGGAGCTCGCTGGTCCAAAAATTGCATGCTTTGGAGAGGCGAGAGTTGAGATCTCGCGGAAGGAAAACATTGCAAAGAATGGTGCGAATGTTACCCGCAATTGGACAAGCTCTGGAGTTTGTGCTCAAACTCGTGAGGTGGATGTTCTATTACATATCTCAGGCAGACGAAATTCGAGCAGTCGATTCTGTGATAAG GTTTATGAAGATTATTCTAAAATATACGGAGAATGCTGCTAACAACCTAGACGCGGGGAACAACGTCTGGCAGCCCCTGTACGAGACGACTCGCCGGGAGCTGTACCCTAAAACTAGACAGTACCAATCGCTTCTGTTGAgctga
- the LOC129754370 gene encoding C-factor isoform X2 has product MDRSRQWRSRFDEPELKSLAQQHSNLHILQIDLREVEQYDQFAQQVETIVRDNGLNVLFNNAGISPKSTRLNFVKSEDLVDTFVTNTVAPIMLTKALVPLLKKAAETNASAPIGPQKACIVNMSSILGSIEANSDGGLYGYRTSKAALNAATKSMSLDLKPNQIMAVAMHPGWVRTDMGGSKAPLSVEQSCKGMVKTVLGLGEQHNGGFLQYDGKALPW; this is encoded by the exons ATGGATCGGTCtcgacaatggcgcagtcggTTCGACGAACCG GAACTGAAGTCTCTGGCCCAACAACATTCGAATCTACATATTCTCCAAATCG ATCTCCGTGAGGTGGAGCAGTACGACCAGTTCGCCCAGCAGGTGGAAACCATCGTCCGCGATAACGGACTGAACGTGCTGTTCAACAATGCCGGCATATCGCCCAAATCGACGCGGCTTAACTTTGTCAAGAGCGAGGACCTGGTCGATACCTTCGTGACCAACACCGTGGCACCGATAATGCTGACCAAG GCACTGGTACCACTGCTTAAGAAAGCAGCCGAAACGAACGCCTCGGCTCCGATTGGGCCCCAAAAGGCGTGCATCGTCAACATGAGCTCGATTTTGGGGTCCATCGAGGCCAACTCCGATGGGGGCCTCTATGGGTATCGAACATCGAAGGCGGCACTCAATGCGGCCACCAAGTCGATGAGCTTGGATCTGAAGCCGAATCAGATTATGGCGGTCGCCATGCATCCCGGCTGGGTTCGCACCGATATGGGTGGGTCCAAGGCGCCGCTCTCGGTGGAGCAGAGCTGCAAGGGCATGGTTAAGACGGTGCTCGGACTAGGTGAGCAGCATAATGGTGGATTCCTCCAGTACGATGGAAAAGCTCTGCCCTGGTAG
- the LOC129754207 gene encoding thioredoxin reductase 1, mitochondrial isoform X1, whose product MSLLVTRRIGNVINVRLIRFICTTNITRMASTTAAAAAKNSYDYDLVVIGGGSGGLACAKEAVQFGAKVAVLDFVKPSPRGTKWGLGGTCVNVGCIPKKLMHQAALLGEAIHDSQPYGWKFAEPESVKHDWATLTESVQNHIKSVNWVTRVDLRDKKVEYVNGLGYFKDAHNVVAVMKNQTERVLSAKNVVIAVGGRPRYPDIPGALEYGISSDDIFSLPQEPGKTLVVGAGYIGLECAGFLKGLGYDATVMVRSIILRGFDQQMANMIGDSMVEKGIKFLHKTQPKSVEKQADGKLLVKYVSDDGTEGSDVYDTVLFAIGRTALTDDLKLDQAGVVTAEGGKSDKLDCDQFEKTNVDNIFAVGDVLYKKPELTPVAIHAGRLLARRLFNNQNDLMDYTDVATTVFSPLEYGCVGMSEEDAEAKYGKENIEVYHAYYKPTEFFVPQRSVRYCYLKTVALLEGDQKVLGLHFLGPAAGEVIQGFAAALKSGLTMKILKNTVGIHPTVAEEFTRLLITKSSGLDPTPATCCS is encoded by the exons ATGTCACTGCTAGTGACACGACGCATTGGGAACGTTATAAATGTGCGGCTCATCAGGTTCATCTGCACAACAAACATCACACGGATGGCGTCAACGACGGCGGCTGCAGCGGCCA AAAACAGCTACGATTACGACCTGGTCGTCATCGGAGGCGGATCGGGTGGACTGGCCTGCGCTAAAGAAGCCGTTCAATTCGGTGCCAAGGTAGCGGTGCTAGACTTTGTCAAACCTTCGCCCCGAGGAACGAAGTGGGGCCTCGGTGGAACCTGCGTCAACGTTGGCTGCATTCCGAAGAAGCTGATGCACCAGGCCGCCCTACTCGGAGAGGCTATTCAT GATTCGCAACCCTACGGTTGGAAGTTCGCCGAGCCGGAATCGGTCAAGCATGATTGGGCTACCCTCACCGAATCAGTACAGAATCACATCAAATCGGTAAACTGGGTGACGCGAGTGGACCTCCGGGACAAAAAGGTGGAATATGTGAATGGGTTGGGTTACTTCAAGGATGCCCACAATGTTGTGGCGGTGATGAAGAATCAAACCGAGCGAGTGTTGAGCGCTAAGAATGTCGTCATAGCCGTTGGGGGTCGTCCCCGGTATCCGGATATTCCCGGAGCACTGGAGTACGGTATTAGTAGCGACGATATCTTCAGTTTGCCTCAGGAACCGGGCAAGACATTGGTCGTTGGAGCCGGTTACATTGGCCTGGAATGTGCAGGTTTCCTTAAGGGATTGGGATATGATGCTACCGTTATGGTGCGTTCCATCATCCTGCGTGGGTTTGATCAGCAGATGGCCAATATGATTGGCGATTCGATGGTCGAGAAGGGAATTAAATTCCTGCACAAAACTCAACCGAAGTCGGTGGAGAAACAGGCGGACGGTAAGCTGCTGGTCAAGTACGTTTCGGACGATGGAACCGAAGGATCTGATGTATACGATACGGTACTGTTTGCCATTGGCCGTACCGCGCTGACGGACGATTTGAAACTGGACCAGGCAGGTGTTGTCACTGCTGAGGGTGGAAAGTCCGACAAATTGGACTGCGATCAATTTGAAAAGACAAACGTAGACAACATTTTCGCCGTGGGGGATGTGCTCTATAAGAAACCCGAACTTACCCCGGTTGCCATCCACGCAGGACGTCTGTTGGCGCGACGACTCTTCAATAATCAAAACGATTTGATGGACTACACCGATGTAGCGACCACCGTTTTCTCCCCACTGGAGTACGGATGCGTAGGCATGAGTGAAGAGGATGCCGAGGCAAAGTATGGGAAAGAAAACATTGAAGTCTACCACGCGTATTACAAACCCACGGAATTTTTCGTTCCACAACGAAGCGTCCGGTATTGCTATCTGAAAACCGTTGCTCTCCTCGAAGGGGACCAAAAGGTTCTGGGTTTGCACTTCCTCGGTCCGGCTGCCGGTGAAGTCATTCAGGGATTCGCAGCTGCTCTCAAATCCGGACTGACGATGAAGATCCTCAAAAACACCGTCGGCATCCATCCGACCGTGGCCGAAGAATTCACCCGACTGCTGATCACAAAGAGCTCCGGTTTGGATCCTACCCCAGCCACCTGTTGCAGTTAA
- the LOC129754207 gene encoding thioredoxin reductase 1, mitochondrial isoform X2 has protein sequence MGTQIVIFYRLLISLSNGAICLPEQEYDMAQFSPDLENSYDYDLVVIGGGSGGLACAKEAVQFGAKVAVLDFVKPSPRGTKWGLGGTCVNVGCIPKKLMHQAALLGEAIHDSQPYGWKFAEPESVKHDWATLTESVQNHIKSVNWVTRVDLRDKKVEYVNGLGYFKDAHNVVAVMKNQTERVLSAKNVVIAVGGRPRYPDIPGALEYGISSDDIFSLPQEPGKTLVVGAGYIGLECAGFLKGLGYDATVMVRSIILRGFDQQMANMIGDSMVEKGIKFLHKTQPKSVEKQADGKLLVKYVSDDGTEGSDVYDTVLFAIGRTALTDDLKLDQAGVVTAEGGKSDKLDCDQFEKTNVDNIFAVGDVLYKKPELTPVAIHAGRLLARRLFNNQNDLMDYTDVATTVFSPLEYGCVGMSEEDAEAKYGKENIEVYHAYYKPTEFFVPQRSVRYCYLKTVALLEGDQKVLGLHFLGPAAGEVIQGFAAALKSGLTMKILKNTVGIHPTVAEEFTRLLITKSSGLDPTPATCCS, from the exons ATGGGTACTCAAATCGTCATATTCTACCGCTTGTTAATTTCTCTGTCGAATGGCGCCATCTGCCTTCCGGAACAGGAATACGATATGGCACAATTTTCACCTGACCTAG AAAACAGCTACGATTACGACCTGGTCGTCATCGGAGGCGGATCGGGTGGACTGGCCTGCGCTAAAGAAGCCGTTCAATTCGGTGCCAAGGTAGCGGTGCTAGACTTTGTCAAACCTTCGCCCCGAGGAACGAAGTGGGGCCTCGGTGGAACCTGCGTCAACGTTGGCTGCATTCCGAAGAAGCTGATGCACCAGGCCGCCCTACTCGGAGAGGCTATTCAT GATTCGCAACCCTACGGTTGGAAGTTCGCCGAGCCGGAATCGGTCAAGCATGATTGGGCTACCCTCACCGAATCAGTACAGAATCACATCAAATCGGTAAACTGGGTGACGCGAGTGGACCTCCGGGACAAAAAGGTGGAATATGTGAATGGGTTGGGTTACTTCAAGGATGCCCACAATGTTGTGGCGGTGATGAAGAATCAAACCGAGCGAGTGTTGAGCGCTAAGAATGTCGTCATAGCCGTTGGGGGTCGTCCCCGGTATCCGGATATTCCCGGAGCACTGGAGTACGGTATTAGTAGCGACGATATCTTCAGTTTGCCTCAGGAACCGGGCAAGACATTGGTCGTTGGAGCCGGTTACATTGGCCTGGAATGTGCAGGTTTCCTTAAGGGATTGGGATATGATGCTACCGTTATGGTGCGTTCCATCATCCTGCGTGGGTTTGATCAGCAGATGGCCAATATGATTGGCGATTCGATGGTCGAGAAGGGAATTAAATTCCTGCACAAAACTCAACCGAAGTCGGTGGAGAAACAGGCGGACGGTAAGCTGCTGGTCAAGTACGTTTCGGACGATGGAACCGAAGGATCTGATGTATACGATACGGTACTGTTTGCCATTGGCCGTACCGCGCTGACGGACGATTTGAAACTGGACCAGGCAGGTGTTGTCACTGCTGAGGGTGGAAAGTCCGACAAATTGGACTGCGATCAATTTGAAAAGACAAACGTAGACAACATTTTCGCCGTGGGGGATGTGCTCTATAAGAAACCCGAACTTACCCCGGTTGCCATCCACGCAGGACGTCTGTTGGCGCGACGACTCTTCAATAATCAAAACGATTTGATGGACTACACCGATGTAGCGACCACCGTTTTCTCCCCACTGGAGTACGGATGCGTAGGCATGAGTGAAGAGGATGCCGAGGCAAAGTATGGGAAAGAAAACATTGAAGTCTACCACGCGTATTACAAACCCACGGAATTTTTCGTTCCACAACGAAGCGTCCGGTATTGCTATCTGAAAACCGTTGCTCTCCTCGAAGGGGACCAAAAGGTTCTGGGTTTGCACTTCCTCGGTCCGGCTGCCGGTGAAGTCATTCAGGGATTCGCAGCTGCTCTCAAATCCGGACTGACGATGAAGATCCTCAAAAACACCGTCGGCATCCATCCGACCGTGGCCGAAGAATTCACCCGACTGCTGATCACAAAGAGCTCCGGTTTGGATCCTACCCCAGCCACCTGTTGCAGTTAA